The window GCGAGCGATGCGCTCGCTATACGTTGCGATAAGCATGAAACCTCCTAAAAATTGAGCAAGGACGGTGTTTCGTCATCATCAGATCTCGGTTTTGCTGATTTACTTTCCTCTTCAAAGAAAAGTTCTGGCCGGGTTGCCGTGACAGTGGGCGTTGAAGCGGGAGGCTCTTCTTCCTCGTCGAAGTCCAGCGCAATTTTTACCGGTGTTGCCGACGCGGAAATATCCGGAGACACGGAATAAATCTCCAGCTCGCGTTTTTGTACCTTGATGGGGGAAATCAGTGAGGCTGAGGGAAGCGTTCTCGTTGTAAAGATAAAGCTGACAAAATCGGGTAGGTTCAGGATCATATTGCTGTCGATAAAGAAACGCTCGGCCTGTCTAATCGTACGTTCACCGTCGATGGTTTCCGTCAGTACGACATCAGTTTTGGCTTTGCGGATTTCATCATCCACTAAGATGGTGCCGGACATTCTCGCCACCCATTCCGCCGTATCCGGGTCCATAACGCGGTAAACTAGCTTGAATTTGGCGTTTTCAACGACCGCACCGACAACCGCATCGCCTTTTAAATCCGCCGGGCAGTCTTTCAAATCGGCGACGGACTGATGGGCCATGATGATATGTATGCCTTTATCCCGTGCTGCGCCTAACCCCTCCAGTGCTGGTTTTGACAGATGGTATTTCAGTTCGTCGAGAAAGATGGCTATGGGGCGGGGCGTTTCTTTTACCCGGTCGCGCCGTTCTGCTAACTGGTACAGACGTACCAGCAGCATACGCTGCGCAGTAATGATTTTGCTGTTGCGCATTGAGCCGATGACATAGCAGCAGCCACCTTCATCAAAAACCGATTGGAGTGAAAATCCTGTCGGCGCGTTGATGGCATTGAGCAATGCCAGCTCTTCAATCTTGCCGAAAAAGGCTTTGATATCCTCCGCGATACCTTGAACATATTCGCCGTTATAAATATTGCGGATAGTAGAAGAGGGATGACTGCTGACAAATTGTGCCGCCATACGTGCCGCTTTTCGGTCGTCGATACGATAAAAATCGGATTCCTGACCTTTTTCCGCCAAGCTGAATCCCGCAACAAACAATTCTTCCAGCTCGTCAGGCGTAATGTTTTCAATCAGATTTAATTGGTATTGCGGTTTTCGCAGGTCAATTAAGCAAAAGGGTTTACCTGCATCCTCGCAGGCTTTCCGATAAAGATGCGGTGCCCATTCATCATCCTTGGGGTCCATAATAAATACCCCTTCACCTGCAAGGATACTTTGGTAAAGCAATATACCGGTTGCAACCCCTTTACCAGCCCCGGTGGTGCCGATAATATCCGCGTGTTGTTTTTGCCAGTCTCCTAACGGCAGATACATCGGTTTTTCATCACGGTCTATCCCGATAAAAATGCCCTTGTTTAGATCGATGTAATCCAGTGGGTCATAATGCAGTGTTTCCGGCAGCAGCGATTTCACCGTGCGGACATCGGTGCGCAATTCCCGTTCAAGCGTGGTTTTTCTGACGAGGCGTTTCTTTATTTTGTCTAATTCAGGGGTTAATACCCTGCGCAGCAGAATATGTAAAATAAACCCGGCCACGGTAAATATAATTAATATTGACCAGTCCAGAATGGGAGTGCGGGTCAGTATCCGACCGTTATAAAGCCACTGAAAAACACTAATGAGTAATGGTCCCATTGTGCCAAACAGAAAACACAGCAGGGAAAAACTGATAATCAGCTTTTTCCATAGCGGAGCTTTCTGCCGTTCATCGTTTTTCATTGAGGCAAAAAATGGCAGGGTCAGGCCCGATAATAGCGCCAGCATCAATTGATGCTGTTGCATAACATCAATAAAGGCCAGCGCACCATTCACTATCGGCGACAGTGAAACGGCAAGCTTATTTAACATCATGATGCCTCCTTCGCCAGAGACTCGCCCCAACGCATCGCCCCATCAATTCGCCCCACGGTATTGGGCGAAAAGGCGGGGCGAACGTCTGGGGCGAAGAAGGTGACCGCTCTGCGGTCATGTGTCAGAAAGCATGCTTCCTGACACGAAACAGTGTGCGCCAGTTCATGCGGGCTGGACGCCCTTATTGCCTGGCGCATGGGGGTAATGTCGCTGCTGGACGCCGCGCCAAAACCCCCAAGGTTAACGGCGGCACACCGTCGCCCGCTACGCGCGACCACCCCCTTTGAGACGCCGTTTTTCGCCTATTTTTTCTTTTGTCCGTTCCGGCCAAGCGAAAAAATGGGAAAACGCCTTCAAAGCGGGTGGTCGCGCCACGCTACCGGCTTTTGGCCGGAGACTTAGCTGCGACGGTGTGCGGGGCAAGCCCCCCAAATAAACCGCTATCGTGGGCGATAGCTTTTCGCTCGCTGGGGCGGCGAAATTTATTCGGCTCCCCCCGGTCTGCAAAATCCGCGTGGGCGCGGCTGTTTGCAGATGGGTTCGGCGACGCAAATTAGCAATTTCTTTGAAATTGAATTTACTTGCCTTACGCCACTTTTAAATTTCTGCTATTCGCATAAATTTAAAAGCCTAAAACCGTCACGACCAGTGCCGAGTTTGCCATCCTGAGTTGACAGGGGAATCGGTAATAATCCGGATATTGTTATTACCGTTTTTCATTGATTTCAATTACGCACGCGGCCAAATTTATTAATTATCTGGTTGATAATTTTCGGGTCGGCTGATTTGCATTCGATCAATAAGTTTCTTCGGGCGTCGGCGGTACGGTTGGGGTGAAATCCGTGTCTGTTCTTTTTTACAATATTAAAGAAAGAGCGTTCAGCAGACTGACATTCATTTCCTCCGCCATTACCGGTTGTTTTACCGTACAGGCATAAAACAATCTCGCAGGCATCAGCGGCCATTACGGAAGAGGGAAGTAATAAACTCATGCAGAAAAGACAGGCGGTGAATAGGACCGTTTTCATATTAAATACCTTTGTTGGGAGTGAGGAGGATTTAATTGTTCGTCTATCTGAATGCTTTCTGCATTTGATGAAGGTGTATCGGTTTGAAATAAATATCCCCCATCCGACGAATATCACCGTGAATATCTACGCTGACGATGATATCCACGCATTTAAGCACCTTGCGTAACAGCACATCGAACGGGATATTTTTGCAATCTGGATTTTCATAACAGCGGTCAATGATCCCTTCAATACATTCTTCCGGGCTGCCTGCGTGCAGGGAGGTGATAAGACCTTCATGCCCAGAGCCGATAATTTTCAGCGCATCCCACGCTTCCCGCCCACGAATTTCCGCCAGCAGAATCCGATCTGGATTCATTCGATAATTCGCTCTGATAAGTCTTCCGGGTGTGATAATCGCCTCGTCTCCGGCATCTGCCGGGTAAAACAAATGCACATAATTGGCGTGACGGTAAAACCGGATTTCGGGGTTATCTTCAATAGTGGTCAGCCTGAGATGTGCTGGAATATAGTGCAGCAGTGTCTTCATATAGGTGGTTTTACCGGAGCCGGTTTCACCCACAATAAAGAGGGTTTTGCCGTACTCGACGGCCTTTTCGATAAAGTGGGGAATATCACCATTGTCATAGCAGCGGATCAGTTCATCATCTTTGCTTTCGTTTCTCTCCTTACCCGCTATCCGGTTATAAAACCCGGCATCAATCCAGGACTGATGTGTTTTCTGCTCAAATGACGGATTTCGCAGCGTAATAGATACGGTATTCCGCTCGCAGGCCGGGGGAATAATGGTCTGGACACGTTCACCTGATCCCAATGTGGCGGAAAGGATAGGGGAGGTATCATCAATATTGTCCTCATTCCATGAGGCCAACGCTTTGGCAAAAGCATGACACTGACGCAACGTAACCGGAGAATCATGCTTCTGCCATCGACCGTTTATTTTGGTGTGGATCTCTCCGGGACGGTTGATGGCGATTTCCGTCAGGCCATCCAGTTTGAGATAATCGCCGAACAACTGAGTTTTCATAAAATCCAGAGACAGGTTTTCAGCGTTCATACCACCTCTTTTTTAGACGCAGTTGATAAACGGAAGAGAAATCGATATCTGTACCGGTCATGATACCGATCACATCGCCCTGATTGAGGTACATTGTGGGCGGGATGTTGATGCTGTTTTCTAAGGCTGTTTTCGCCATTTCTGACGCGGCAGCGCGGGTGTTTTCGGTGTAATCGGTATTGCGGTCTTTACCTGGTGCTGAATTGGATGCGGCGGCGGCCACGTCCTGTACGGTGCTCAACATCAACGCATTGCCGAACCGTTCCCAGAAATGGGTATCAATCCAGCCGCTAATCCCGGCCTCACCCAAAGGGCCAGTCGCTTCGGTATCAACCAGTGGGATTTGCAGGCTACCGGGTTCCGGTGTGCGTAATTCCGTCCAGATAACAAACATTCGGCTCCGGCCATGTTGTAGCGCCCCGGTACGGTAGAACCCTCTGGCGACGGTTCCGGCAGGGAGCAACTTCACGTAATGGTTGGCGCTGTAGACATCTTCACCGATAAGGCAGGAAATCCGGCCACCCACGTCAGAGACAAAACGCCGCATCATTGAGCACGGAATATAACGATCAACCGGCAGGTAAAGATTGGGATCGAGACCAAGTCGTCTGACGCTGGTCACTTTCGCCATGCCGGGATTGGCGTCGTTAGTTTCTGTGCCAGATGTGATTGCAGGTGTGTCTTTGCTCTGATTGCGTTGTGTGCCGGAAGGGGCAATTTGTGAAGCCGGAGTATTACCGCGTTGTGTGGACTCAACGGCACTACTTGACCCATCGACCAGTGCCGCCGCTTTATTTAAAGCAGGTGGCTCTGACGGTGGTGCAGTCTGTATTAGGAGATTATTTGTTGCGGTTTCCCGTTTGTCCTGACCGAACAGGCCGAACGGATTGTTGTCCATACCGAGGTTTTTACGCTCATGTTGCCCTGTACTGGTTGATGGCGGTGCTGGGGTTTCAACCGCCTTATCATCGCTTTGCTTTAATGCGACAAGGAAGCGATCTCCACCCAATGCCAGTGCAATCAGTGCGCCCAGACTTAGCAGGCTGACCAGCAGTGTCCGGCGGCTTGAGGCTTTTCTGAAACGGGTCACTTCGGGTTGACCGGGAGGTGTGTTTTGCTCTGGTGCCTGACTCGCCATCGCTGAACGGGCGCGTTCACGGGCTTCGGCTTCCAGCTCCGCCACGGTTTTTTCCGTTGTCTCTGAGTCTGCTTTATCAGTCATCTGGCCTCCAGTGTGACGACAGGTGAAACGGTGTCACCGCTGCCAACGGTGGCGTTGCCGAATGACGTATTCTCAATCCCGACTACCGCGCTGCCGTAGCGCAATACCAACTGTGGCGACATTGCCCGCACGACGACCACGGTGTAGTTTCCGTGTTTGGTTATGCGGGGTGTTACGGTCTGTTCCTGCCCGTTAACGACCCGGAAGATCGACGGAAGGATTTTGACGGGAGAAAAACCGAGATAGATAAAGCGGCCATCATCGTAAGTAAAATCTGGTGCAATGGAGGCTGAACCCGTCGCGACTCGCTTGGTATAAAGCCAGTTACGCGGCGTGGTAGCCTGCTCAAATGCTGTCGTTATCTGCTGCTTTTCCTGTGTTTCACGCAGGAGTTTCAGCCGCGCTGCGCTGGCTGCGTTTGCTTGCCTGCGTTCGTCATCCGGATAGCGAAAACGGATAATAAAGGCCTGCGAAGGCGAGTCATTTTCCAGCACGTTCAGTTCCAGACTGTAATCGCGCTTTGATGTCACGATAAAGAGATTGGTTCTCCACTCTTTAGCCGTTGGCAGAAACACCTTATTGACGTTGTTGCCGTTATCATCGGTTACCGGCTGGGTAATGGGGTTTGGGCTGACACCGACCCGGTTATCGCTTTTTGTGACTTTCCAGCCCTTTGGAAAGCCAGCTTGCGCGTCGATGACTTCTTCATTGTCATCAAACAGGAGTGTGGTGAGGTAGCCGGGGCGAGTGTTGACGATGGTCGCATTTTGGCTGTTATAGGTGACATTCTGCATTCGGCTGTCATACGTACTGGATCTCGGTATCGCCGCGCTCCAGGCCGTGGATGACATCAGAAGGAGCCACAAAATCACTATTTTTTTCAGCATCATTCACCTCTCAGTTCTTTATCGCGCTGATAGCTGGTCACAATGAACCCCAGCGGATTCACTTCTCGCTGGCTGTCTGTCAGTTGTTTGCGGGGGAGGTAGCGATAAGTCAGACGGATGTTCCAGACATCTGTTTTAACCGAATTATCGACAATGCGGCGGATAGTCCGTTTAATGCGTAAGGTCGCCAGATGGTCAGGATCTGTCGCGGTCGCGTGAACGTTGGAAATAATGTCGATAGATACGACATATTCCGCTTTATTAAAAATCACATCGGGAGCCTGATTGCTGTTAAACCCGTCGAGATAATCCCGATTCACACTGTCGCTGTTGAATAACTGCACATCGTCGTAATCGCGCTGGAGAGCAAAATAGTTGTAACCCTCGCGGAGCCTGACGTAATGCGCCGCTAACGCCTGAGCCAGCGCTTTCTCTGTGGAAATATTCTGCTCTTTAATCCGGGTCATATATTCATAGCGCCCTGTCTGTTTATCCACTGACCACAATTCGATTTCTGTGTTTTTCAGCGGTAGCAGAATAATCAGTGTGGTGATCGCCATAGCGGCCAAAGCAAACCCTATGGCTGCTATGCGCCACGCCAGTTTTTTTTCCCGTTCATCCTTTTCCAGCAGGACAGATTCAAAGGTACGGGATGACGCAATGATGTTTTCTGTTTCAGACATGCTTTGTCAGCTCCTGAATAATCGCGGGGGAATTAACCGGTTGAGGATCGCCAGATACTGGCGTCAAATCGTGCTGACGCTGTGCGCAGCCCGTGAGGACGCACAGCATCAGAAAAATGAGGCTGGATTTCATATCGATTCCTGTGTTTGTCGAAGACAGAAATACCATACCGATGGCGGTTGCCACGGCATGCGGTGGAGAGACTACGTTAGAAGGGGATTAGCGGTGACGCTGTTGGTTGAAGCGCTTCATACTATCGATAGACGCCGCACGTTTTTGCCATGCGGATAGGGCTTTGTTGGTGCCTGCGGCGATAAGTGAACCTGTTGCAGTAGCGGCGTTGACGCCCGCTTTTGCCGCTAGCCGGGCACCCGCCGCCCCGGCTTTCATAGCGGGTTTCGCCGCGTCAGAAGACGGTTTTGTCAACCCACGTAGACCGCCCATAGCGGCACCCTGTAGTGCGACCTGAACAGCGACGCCGCCTAATGCGTTCGCGATTTTGGCTGAAAACCAAATAATGACGCCTGAAATAACACCCGCAACGCAGCACTGAACACCCAGTGTGATGATGTTGGCGCTATCTGCAAAATTAACCGCTTTATCTAACAGGCCATTAAGATAATTGATGACAATCCTGATGGATAACGCGGAAAACATAATCGTCAGGATCACTGTGAAGATAATTTTCAGCCAGTTGTTAAACATCGGAATAAGGAATCCATACAGCAGGCAGAAAATAAATAGCGGTGCAGTGGTAGTCATTAATACAATGATAATTCCGGCTAACAGGTTAACCGCCGAACCAAATAGCAAAGTGACGATTGCACCTCCCCAGACCAGAAGTTGGGCAATACCGCCGTTGAGCTTTACATAGGTGGAATCATCCTGCTGATAAAGCTTTTGTCCTATTGTTTGCGCTTTCGCCCAAACGGTATCCAGTAACACCCAGACATTGTCATCACCGCTGACGCCGTCGGTTAATCCGTGAATGGCAGAAATGGCTAAATCCAGCCAGCCATCGAGATTTAAAACGAATGTCATGATTAATAGCATTCGCCCGACATCCCATATGACATCTTCTACTGGTGTGTGGAGTTTTCCTGCTAGGGTTTGATAACCCCGATAAGTGACAAATAACGTGAAGGAGCTGACGGCGATAACGCTTACCATATCGCCGTACACGGAGGTTTGTCCCCGCAGTACGGCATGTAAACCGTCAGTGATCGTGTTGTTCATTCCAACAAACATACCACCTGACATAGATGACCCCTTTAATTCAAATCGGGAACCTTGGCATTTTCCTGACGGAGTTCAAATCGCGCCTCTCGTGCATTTTTGCAATCCTGGGAGTCATCGCCGGATGATTCACACGCTTTATATCGCTGACTCATTTCATCCGGATGTTCTTTGTACCACTGCGTTGATTTCGGGTTATCACACCCCGCCAGAAATAATGAGCCTAAAATAACCGGGAAAATGTAAAGTGACGTTTTCATTCTTACCCTCTCAATGATTGAAGTCAGGAATCGGGGAGACGAGTTGTTGTTCATTGAATGCTTTTTGCCGCTGTTGAGTCAACATCACGGATCGCTGTTCAGCCTGCTTGACTGACATTTCCCATTGGCTGGTTAATGCGTTCAATTGTACGCTTTTGGCTGCCACCGCGTTAGCCAGGTCCTGTGACTCTTTCGAGTCTTTGGCGTTGGCAATGCGGTCGGATAAGTCTGATATATCGTTTAATGTGCTATTAATCTTGTTTTGGACATCGCTGGTATTCTCAATCGATACTGCCTGATTGAGGACAAGTTGTTTGCAACTTTCAAGATAACGTTGCGATGAACTGGACTGATTACAAATATCAAACGAGTGATATTTGTTATATAGACGCTGAAGATCAGAGGAATAATAACCGCTTGGGTTAGTCAGCAGGTCATCCAGTGAAATACCATTTTTACGCAGATGTTCGATATCATTTTTCAGGCTTTTCGCCTCGCGGAGAAATCCCTGAATATCCCGTATGCCTGTTGCGGCCGCTAATTGCTGCTTATAGGCGTCAAGCTCGCTTTTATAGTGTGTGACCGTTTCCTGCCATTGCTGGAGTTTCTGTACCCATTGGTTAATCGACTCGGTATTACTGGCTGCATCAAACACCGGTATACCAGCGCTTATCGCCGGTGTAGATATCAATAGCGATAACGCCAGACACATCTTTCTGGTTTGCATGGTGATGACCTCCGAGGTGAATATCAGATAGCCTGGTTAAGGAACGTTTCTTTCCAGTCGGTGGGTGACATGCCTTCCTGATAAATGGCATCAAATATTTTCAGGTTGTCTTCACTGCCGCTCAGGATTTTGGTGATGTTCCCGAGGCCCGATAAGTCCATTCTTGCCATGGCGACAAACGGGCGAGTTTCACCAGCACGCAGTGGTGTTTTCAGGACAACCATATAGTGCTCGCCGGGATCAAGGTTGCGGACAATATCGTAAACGCTTTCCGGAACTTTCATTTTCTCAACGTAATCCGCATGGCTGGCTTTGGGGTTAGCGAGAAAGATTTGCGTGCTGCATTGCTCAATAATCGCCGGAGCGATGGGATGCCTGACTATTTCATCGGGCGACTGGGTGGCTGGGATAAAAATGCCGTTCAGCTTGCGGATCACTTTGAGCATATTGAGGGAGAATTTAGAAAACTCGACATCAGCCAGCCATTTCCAGAACTCATCCATGAACATCACCAGTCGGCGACCATCCAGCAGGCTGGTGACACGGTATAGCAGGTAAAAGGTGATCGGCCCACGCATGTCGTCATCATCCAGGAATTCCGTACCGTCGATACCAAAGTTATCAATATTGCTGATGTTGAAGGTGTCCTCCTCGTTATCGAACACCCAGCCGAATTCACCGCCTTGCGTCCACTGTTTCAGGCGTATACGCAGACCGTTGGTCCGGGCCTCTTTGGTTGGTGGCTCCGGCAACACTTCCAGCAATCGGGTAATACCATAACGGCGATATTCTGGCGGGTAGTCCAGCATAATGGTGTCCACCGCAGTACTGATACGCTCTTCATCGCGGGGATCGAGTGGCTTACCGTCACGACGGCACAGCATCCGGATCAGCCGCTTGATAAAGCTGATGTTCCGTCGCGTGGGTGCAAGTGAAAACGGGTTGAATCCGGTAGGGATACCGGTCCGGATACGGAAGTAGCGACCACCCATTTGGCGGATAGACATCTCCGCCGCTCTGTCTTTATCAAAGTAAACGGTGGTCAGCCGTTTGAGGGTGGCAGAGGCGGAAAAGGTCGCTGGGTTGCGGTACTTCTGCATCAATTGTTTCATCATCGTCATCAGCAGGGTCTTTCCTGAACCTGTTTTACCGATGATGGCGGTATTCCCCGGTGTTTTCTCATTGAAGTCATTCCGTCCTGCCTGACTGTCATGCAGGTTTAGATAGTAACCGCCACCACTGGGGGATTTTAGGATAGCAATAGCCTCACCCCACGGATTGCCGTGACGTTTGTGGGGGTGAAAGTTATGCAGACTCCCCATATCCGCGTAATTCTGGCTACTAACGACCACCAGACGCGGTCGCAACGCATAGACGCCGGGGAGTTGAGCCAGATAGGCGGCTGGTAACGACAACGTAGACAGGGATGTCATGATGCCGAGATCGTTAAAAGGCTGGGCCAGCGCATTGGTCTCCTTGACTACCTGATCGGCGCTGGCGGACGAAACCAGCAGCGAGAAGTGATACTTGCCGCAAGACACATGCCCGGACTGGAGCAGGTCGCGTAAGACGACCAATTCCTCACGCTGTGAAATGGCGTCATCGTCGGTTGAGTTCAGTCGTTTTTCCGCCAGTCGGATATGATTTTGCGCTTCATCCCGTGCCATACAGGTAAAAGACTGCGTCAGCACATACTCGCTTTCGGCATACAGCAGCGCATCGAGCAGGCCGGTGTAGGTCTCCGGTGAATAGTCTTTAATTTCCAGACTGCGGAAGAAGCGGGAACCGCCGACCGTCTGACATTCGGCGGTATCGGTAGTGAAGAACACATCCGGCGTGCTGAGTGTGTGATAAAACGGTGTGCGTGTCACCGCCACGTTCTGCCATTTGCCGGTAATCAGGCGATGGTAGAAAGCCAGTTGCGAAGAGTAAACCCGACCTTTTTCCTCATAAGTACCTAATGGTGTTGCCACATAGCGTGATAGGGCGGTGTTGAGGGCTTCATGGTGTTCCAGCATCCCTTTCAGAGCATCAGCCAGTGCTGCTTTCCTTTTTCCGGCGCTCTGCGTCTTCATGACTTTTTTCTCCAGCGTGGAGAAAGGGGCATAACAGACAGTGAAAAACAGCCGGTGCCGCCAGAGTGATTTCTCTTGTAGTGACTGGTAATAGCGTTCCGTGACGTCATCCGAAAAGGGGATGCCCGAACTGGCCTCAAAGCCATCCTGATATTTCTCTCGTATGCGGTGAATATAGAAGGTGATCGGTAGCCCTTCATACGAGCGGATCAGGTTGCTAAGGTGGCTTGCCAGCATTGTCAGATGATGTTCATCCTCACATTCAAACACAGTGCCGTTCAATTCCCAGGTAGCGACTAAATCACCGGCGCGATTTCTTATGATGTGAGGGTGAATGTGGGAGGAGTAGGGGATGTATTTATCCAGCGTGATGCGCTCGTTTAATTTCATCTTAGCGGTAAACTCCGAAACATCGACGGCGTCATAGTGGCTTGCCAGAATGGCACGGGCACCGAAATGGCGATTGGTGGCAAATCGCCCACGGGTTTTAAAGGCCAGCCACAGCAGTCCGAAATAATGAATATCCGTTCGGGCCTTTGCCTTCATTTCCAGCCAGGCAGGGATTAATAACAAGGCAAGGTAATAGCTTGTGTAAACCGACAGCAGGACAATAGCCCCGCTGACGATCACGAACGGGACGAGAGGGATGCCCATAATGGCGGCGGGGCGGGTAAGTGCTTTGTTCAGGGTGGTCATCGGTTCCCCCTAGGATGCCCAATAGGCACCAAAGCCCGATGCGCCGACAATCAGGATGGCTCCGATAATGACGTTGCGCATGTCATGCAAACTTTTACCATCAAACAGCACCTTGTAACCCACCCACATGGTTGCCAGTGTGATCGTGACGGCGGCCAGCCCGAGCAAACCAGTGGACGTATTACTCAGCGTATCGTTGGCTTTATTAAATCCGCTCCCTGCTGCCAGCGTTTGGCTTGATATCAACAGGGAAGAAAACGCAGGCCAGTATTTACGTTTTTTCATCGTCATTGCTCCTCATTAATTACATGCATGGATACATCGCCGCGAATGATGGCGTTGGGATAGTGCAGGGAAGTCAAAACCGGTATGAATTTATCGGTGAGTTCACCGCGCAGGACGGTGGTCGGATAATGAATCTCTGAAGTGGATTGGCTGGTGGTACTGCGCTTGAGATCTTCCCGCGTAGACGGGACCACATAGCTAATACGCTGGATATAACTGGTTTGGTTAAAGGCGGATTCTGGCTGCTGACCCGTATCGAAATTGCCGGAATAGTAACAACTGAGCGCTCTCTTCAGCGTGCCGCCTCGCTGGTAGCAGTCGGTGAGGATGCGTTCAAAAACGGATAGATTAGTGCAGGGATCTAACAAGTCATGCGCTGTTACGCCGTAATGGCGAAAGTTGGTACTGGTGATTTGCATCAGCCCGACCGAATAACGGCGACCTTTCGCGACTACCTGCTTGATGATGTTGATGGCAGTTTGTTTGCTGGTGGGCTGATGAGAAATGACGCCTACGCTATCGGGCGCTCTTTCTTCCTTCGGCACAATTTCAGCGACGGCATAAGGATTAAAACTGGATTCTACCTTCGCTACATCAGACGCGGTGGAGGGGGGAATAGTGGCGGCACACTGCATAACCGCCGCCAGAAAAGCAGTGGGTGAAAGCATGGTTGCCTCGATAACAAAGTCTAGCCACACGTAGCCATCGGATAGTCGGTGGCAAGAGAAAAGTAAGGAGGAGAATTGAGCGTTAATCGTTCTGGGCTGCCAGCGGCGTATCGCTATCATCCTTGGGTTCAAGGAGCACCAACTTACCGGAGACAGCAATGCCGGGTGTCAGTACGATGTTCAATCCGGGTTTGCCGTTATGAGCGAACGCCACGCCGACTTTTGTCCAGTAGGTGTTTTTCTCTCGGTTTAAGTCGGGTTGGCTTTCCTGCGTGACAAATACGTGATAGGTAGGTTTTCTCATGTTATTTCCTTTAATAGAAAGTCATGGTGAATTAACTACATCGATCACATCCCGATTCTGCATTCCGGTTTCAACGGGTCAGCGAGAACATTCAGCGGCACCCTGAATTGTGGTTGTGTGACAGCCCGACTTATATTTTTAAAGAGCAATACTCGGCCCGGACGAATGAACGTCCATAAAGCTCGCCGGTGGAAGGTGGCGTGATAAGCGTGCGATATTGGCGCCAGGATGAGAATGCTAAAATCAAAAAGGGAATGAGAGAGAAAATATGTAGCGTGGTAATTATTTGAATGGTTGTATTGGCTTGGTTTTGAGTTGTCGCTTATGGAAATACCTAAAATGACTGACAGGTTTGTGCCAAAAGCGGAAGTAGTTAACATCC is drawn from Pectobacterium aroidearum and contains these coding sequences:
- a CDS encoding type IV secretion system DNA-binding domain-containing protein; translation: MMLNKLAVSLSPIVNGALAFIDVMQQHQLMLALLSGLTLPFFASMKNDERQKAPLWKKLIISFSLLCFLFGTMGPLLISVFQWLYNGRILTRTPILDWSILIIFTVAGFILHILLRRVLTPELDKIKKRLVRKTTLERELRTDVRTVKSLLPETLHYDPLDYIDLNKGIFIGIDRDEKPMYLPLGDWQKQHADIIGTTGAGKGVATGILLYQSILAGEGVFIMDPKDDEWAPHLYRKACEDAGKPFCLIDLRKPQYQLNLIENITPDELEELFVAGFSLAEKGQESDFYRIDDRKAARMAAQFVSSHPSSTIRNIYNGEYVQGIAEDIKAFFGKIEELALLNAINAPTGFSLQSVFDEGGCCYVIGSMRNSKIITAQRMLLVRLYQLAERRDRVKETPRPIAIFLDELKYHLSKPALEGLGAARDKGIHIIMAHQSVADLKDCPADLKGDAVVGAVVENAKFKLVYRVMDPDTAEWVARMSGTILVDDEIRKAKTDVVLTETIDGERTIRQAERFFIDSNMILNLPDFVSFIFTTRTLPSASLISPIKVQKRELEIYSVSPDISASATPVKIALDFDEEEEPPASTPTVTATRPELFFEEESKSAKPRSDDDETPSLLNF
- a CDS encoding TrbM/KikA/MpfK family conjugal transfer protein translates to MKTVLFTACLFCMSLLLPSSVMAADACEIVLCLYGKTTGNGGGNECQSAERSFFNIVKKNRHGFHPNRTADARRNLLIECKSADPKIINQIINKFGRVRN
- the virB11 gene encoding P-type DNA transfer ATPase VirB11, translating into MNAENLSLDFMKTQLFGDYLKLDGLTEIAINRPGEIHTKINGRWQKHDSPVTLRQCHAFAKALASWNEDNIDDTSPILSATLGSGERVQTIIPPACERNTVSITLRNPSFEQKTHQSWIDAGFYNRIAGKERNESKDDELIRCYDNGDIPHFIEKAVEYGKTLFIVGETGSGKTTYMKTLLHYIPAHLRLTTIEDNPEIRFYRHANYVHLFYPADAGDEAIITPGRLIRANYRMNPDRILLAEIRGREAWDALKIIGSGHEGLITSLHAGSPEECIEGIIDRCYENPDCKNIPFDVLLRKVLKCVDIIVSVDIHGDIRRMGDIYFKPIHLHQMQKAFR
- the virB10 gene encoding VirB10/TraB/TrbI family type IV secretion system protein; translation: MTDKADSETTEKTVAELEAEARERARSAMASQAPEQNTPPGQPEVTRFRKASSRRTLLVSLLSLGALIALALGGDRFLVALKQSDDKAVETPAPPSTSTGQHERKNLGMDNNPFGLFGQDKRETATNNLLIQTAPPSEPPALNKAAALVDGSSSAVESTQRGNTPASQIAPSGTQRNQSKDTPAITSGTETNDANPGMAKVTSVRRLGLDPNLYLPVDRYIPCSMMRRFVSDVGGRISCLIGEDVYSANHYVKLLPAGTVARGFYRTGALQHGRSRMFVIWTELRTPEPGSLQIPLVDTEATGPLGEAGISGWIDTHFWERFGNALMLSTVQDVAAAASNSAPGKDRNTDYTENTRAAASEMAKTALENSINIPPTMYLNQGDVIGIMTGTDIDFSSVYQLRLKKRWYER
- the virB9 gene encoding P-type conjugative transfer protein VirB9 — protein: MMLKKIVILWLLLMSSTAWSAAIPRSSTYDSRMQNVTYNSQNATIVNTRPGYLTTLLFDDNEEVIDAQAGFPKGWKVTKSDNRVGVSPNPITQPVTDDNGNNVNKVFLPTAKEWRTNLFIVTSKRDYSLELNVLENDSPSQAFIIRFRYPDDERRQANAASAARLKLLRETQEKQQITTAFEQATTPRNWLYTKRVATGSASIAPDFTYDDGRFIYLGFSPVKILPSIFRVVNGQEQTVTPRITKHGNYTVVVVRAMSPQLVLRYGSAVVGIENTSFGNATVGSGDTVSPVVTLEAR
- a CDS encoding type IV secretion system protein is translated as MSETENIIASSRTFESVLLEKDEREKKLAWRIAAIGFALAAMAITTLIILLPLKNTEIELWSVDKQTGRYEYMTRIKEQNISTEKALAQALAAHYVRLREGYNYFALQRDYDDVQLFNSDSVNRDYLDGFNSNQAPDVIFNKAEYVVSIDIISNVHATATDPDHLATLRIKRTIRRIVDNSVKTDVWNIRLTYRYLPRKQLTDSQREVNPLGFIVTSYQRDKELRGE